In one Brevibacillus composti genomic region, the following are encoded:
- a CDS encoding Lrp/AsnC family transcriptional regulator: MDSVDKEILLILQEQARISMTELGKMVGLSQPAVTERVRRLEERGVIREYRAVVSPEKANKQVSAYLLFHTKRCEKFIEFCREYPDVIELHRISGQYNYLLKVVTDSMQTLESFINESGVHGDSTTLIVMSSPIEARKISPSIAEA; the protein is encoded by the coding sequence GTGGACTCGGTCGATAAGGAAATCCTGCTGATTTTACAGGAGCAGGCCCGCATCTCCATGACAGAATTGGGAAAAATGGTCGGCTTGTCTCAGCCGGCCGTCACGGAGAGGGTGCGCAGGCTGGAGGAGAGAGGTGTCATCAGGGAGTATCGCGCGGTTGTTTCCCCGGAAAAGGCAAATAAACAGGTGAGCGCCTATCTGCTGTTTCATACCAAGCGCTGTGAAAAGTTTATTGAGTTTTGCCGGGAATACCCTGATGTGATCGAATTGCACAGGATCAGCGGACAGTATAACTACCTCCTGAAAGTCGTGACGGATTCGATGCAGACGCTGGAGTCGTTTATCAATGAGAGCGGGGTGCATGGGGATTCTACGACATTGATCGTCATGTCATCTCCCATCGAAGCAAGGAAAATTTCCCCGAGCATCGCGGAGGCATAA